The Sulfitobacter sp. SK011 genome contains the following window.
GGACCATCAAATCAGGTCCTTGCACTTCGGTGTCACCCGGCCAGTTTTCAACTTCGGTGGTGGTGGTCAACTGGCCGCCCGGCTCTATCCCTTGCACCAGAATGGGTTCCAGCATGGCGCGGCTGGCATAGACCCCTGCGGTATATCCCGCAGGCCCGGAACCGATGATCAGAACCTTGGTTTTACGTGTTTCGGCCATCTGGCATCCCCCGAACATGATTTACAGCCCCTGTGATATAGACGCGCAGAGGCCGCGCTTAAACCCCTCGATTGAGTGGTGGTAAGAACTGACATTGGCAATAAGGATCGCCGCATTTTCCGCCTGTCCTCTCGACTCCAGAAACAATCTTGCGCAACTGCGAAACATTATTGCGCATGGCGGCGGCGCTGGTATAACAATCGTAATTTGCAGGAGAAGATTCATCATGGCTGGCACACGGCTTGATCCAATAGACCGCAAGATTCTTGCCGAACTACAGGCAGATGGCCGGATGACGAATGTCGAACTGGCAAAACGGGTCGGCATTTCGGCACCGCCCTGCCTGCGCCGCGTCCGCACACTTGAGGAACAGGGCTATATCAAAGGCTACTTCGCCGAGGTTGACGCGCGCGAGCTGGGTTTTGAAGTGCAGGTTTTTGCCATGGTCGGACTGACCAGCCAGGCCGAAGTTGACCTGAGCGCGTTTGAACAGAAGTGCCGCGACTGGCCGCTGGTTCGTGAATGTCACATGCTCAACGGTGAGGTCGATTTCATTCTTAAATGTGTGGCCCCTGATCTGAGTGGTTTTCAAAGCTTTTTGACGGGCCAATTGTTGACCACGCCAAATGTGGCCAGCGTCAAAACCAGCCTTGTGATCCGCGGTGCGAAGGATGAACCTGGCGTGCCCTTTGACGTTTTGGAACAACGCCTTGCCGCGTCGCCCTAGAGGAAAGTTTTAGAAGTTAGCGGCGTCTTGGCGCTGTCCTGTTGAAGCAGCGACCGACTAAACCTCGGAAACAGGCGCGCGTGGATGCGCCAATGGCCCGAAATCGCACACATGACCAATGCGTGGAAACATCGCTAAAAACAGACGCTGCAGATGATGCGGCAGGGTGCGCATTCCATTGACACCCGGGTGGAATGTCTCCATCTCAATACCACCTGCATGGACAGCCGCATGGCGTTCCAGACACATGTGAAACAGGCGCACCGGCGTCGGTGGAACCACCTCGATGACATTCACCCCATCCAAAAGCTCGCGAACGGGGGTCAGCATGCGCGCGGATCCCGCCCCAGATCGCAGACGATGAGGCGTATGCAGCACGCGTGCACTGGGGCCAACTGTCAGAACTGAATTGGGGCGTGACTGCCCAAAGCTGTCGGGCATAATACTTGTCAGTGGAACGCGCCGTCGGGCATCAATGGGGGAAAAACTGGTTGAGCCGAGCCAGATCAACATCGAAGGCTTGCCAGATGTCGTGTTGATCATGTCGCCCGGTTGCAGGTCTTCGATTGCTACGTCGCCATCAATTGTCTGGATCAGCGTGCCGCGGGCAAAGGCTGAAAATGCAGCGTCGAACAAAGGCAGTGCCGGGGCGATTTCCTGGCCAACATAAAGCGATCCATCGCTGCGCAATGCGGCCACTTCGAAACTGCGGGACTGAAATTGCTCTTTATCGCTCTCTTCCGCGAAGTAGCTGCGCGGTGCGGCAACGCCCGGCCTTCCAGCAGAAGCGGAGGAATTTGAATAGCGAGGGGTAGGGGCAGCAGTAAGTGTCATACAAAGACCTTTTTTCGGAAAGTCACATCCGTGTTGGCCCCCACCAGCAAGAACGGAAACAACCTAAGGTGTCATTTCTTGTTACAAAAGATGGCTCAATCGCCATCTCCTAAGACTATTGTCAAAAATCACAGATCTTTAGCACTTCATGATCTGTCAATTTGACCGATGTGTACGGCTCTGTTTCCTCAATCCATGGGATTCTTCCCACATTTCGCGCAAGGTTAAATCCCAATCCTTTGCAAACCTTTCACGAACCAACGAAAGCAGATCCTGACGCAGAGTTCATCCCGAGGGGATGAACAGGAATTAACTTCTCGTGGCTTATGCAGACTTGCGAGACTGCTCTGAGCCGTTGCGCTTTGCGATGAAAGCGGCACGGCGTGCACCGCGGGCCCAAGGCATAACTGTATCATTCTTTGCGGCTGCTGCGACGACACCTTTGATGAAGCGTGTGTTGGTTTTCATGATTCTGTTCCTCGATTTGTTTTTGTGGGCGGTTGCCCTTGCTTGAGGATGAATATGACCCGGCAATCGGGCCAGTTTTTGGCAGTTCAAAGAAAATTCTAGAAACCCGAAATAAATTTCGAGGCCATTTGTGATGGTTCTGCCTTATTTTCAAAGTCCCTTATTTTTAACAGCTTTGAACGTAATTGGTGTTCAATGGCAGCAATAAAATCTGATTGTTTCCAAGTTTAGTACGGTGGTCTTGGGCAGAAGAGCGGCAGAGATTGCCCCAATCTTGCCCAAATCAAAGGGTGATGGCGGCAATCAAACGACCATAATCTGCTTCTTTGGCATGGGTCGTGCGCCTGTAGGAATAAAACCGTTCAGGATCGCTATAGGTACAGTGCCGGGTCCACTCCGCATGTCCCACGCCCGCGGCGCGCAATCGGTTCAGACCAAAGCCGGGAAGGTCAAATTGCATCCGATCACCATCGCCCCCGGCAAAATATCGGGCATAAGCGGGGTCTTCGGCCAAAAAGGCATCGATAAATTCTGGGCCAACTTCATAGGCACGTTGGCTGATTGAGGGGCCTATGACTGCACTGATGTTTGCACGGATCGCACCAAGCGCCACCATCGCGTCCACTGTCGCGGTCAATATGCCATCAAGCGTACCGCGCCACCCGGCATGAGCCGCGCCAATCACACCGGCCTCGGCATCTGCAAAAAGCACGGGCTGGCAATCTGCCGTCAGCACGGACAGGGCCAAGCCCGGCGTCCGGGTGACCAAAGCGTCGGCGCGTGGTTTTTCGGTCAATGGTTCAGTGGCGGTTACAACCTTTGCTGAATGCACCTGATGAACACCCAACAGGTGGTCCGGGGCAACCCCCATAGCGTCAGCGACACGCGCGCGGTTGATCTCAACGACTTCACGCTGATCCGTGCTGCCTGTGCCGCAGTTCAACCCGGCATACACACCCGATGACGCGCCGCCACGGCGGGTAAAGAACCCGTGTCTCAGAGGTGTCAGCGCATCAGAAGTGAGAATTTCAAGCGTCATGGCTCCAATCCCGGTGGGGGCATTTTGCCATTTTGGTAAAGCCCCAGCACTTTGAACAGGTTTCCCATTTCTGAGGGATGCGTCAACCGCCGATGTGCAGTCACATGCGCATCAAGCGCGGTTCCATCCAATGCTGCGGCAAGTTTCTGGGCGCGGTCCGTGATGCCGAGGCGTTCCAGAAACACACCCTGCGGGGTCAGCTTGGAAAAGCGGGCGGGTACCGCTGCTTGTGCCAGAGCCTCGAAATCAACATGCGCGGTCAAATCGGCATTGCCCGGATCCACCAAAGGATCGACGGTTTCATGAGTTTTGAGCGCCTGAAACGTATCCCCCAGAGACCGCCAATCGCCGTAATCCACAATCAAAGCCGCCCCTCCGTAGGTGTCGACGCGGGTGGCAATATCGGAGATCACGGTCGTCGCTGCCGCGCAGGTTTCAACCACATCCCCGTCACGAGTATCTTCCAGTCGGTGGGCAAGAAAGGGTTGGGGCAAGGCGGGGCCAAGCCCCATGTGCAATGCGCCGCCCTTTACACCGACCTGCCGTTCGCGCCACTGTGCGCCCGCGCGCACAAATTGTCGGATGGGCAGCGCGTCAAAGAATTCGTTCGCGATGAGATAAAGTGGGGCATCCGGTAATTGGGCGGTGCCATTGATCCAGCCGACGTCATAGCTGCTCAAGGCCTTGCGCTGCTGTTCCTGCAAGATGGGGGAGGCCTCAACCAGCACGATATGTGCAGCGTCCAGAAACCCCGGCACAGCCCGACAAGCCCGCAATGCATCAGCCATCAACGTGCCGCGCCCCGGCCCCAGTTCTGCAAGTGTGAACCTGTCTGGTGCGCCGTTCGTCAGCCATGTCTGCGCCAGACAAAGCCCAATGAGTTCACCAAACATCTGGTTGATCTCAGGGGCCGTAATGAAATCACCTGTTTGGCCAAACGGTTGCCGGGTCGTGTAATACCCCTTGGTCGGGTGCAGCAGGCAGGTGGCCATAAAGTGATCCAGCCGCATCGGCCCCTCGGCCATGATGCGCGTGATGATATGATCGCGCAGCGTCATTCCGCGCGGCGTGCACGCACAATCAGGAAGGCACCGACAGCCATCATCGGCAAACACAGGATTTGTCCCATGGTCAGCCCGTAACCGCTCATGTGCCAGGCAAGGCCAAGCGGATTGCCGTCACTGATAAACTGCGCGTCGGGCTGGCGTACAAATTCAACGAGGAACCGCGCAATGCCATAGCCGGCCAGGAAAGTACCGCCGATCAGCCCTTCTCGCTTAAGCGCCCCACGCCGCCACGCCATCCAGACCAGCAGCCCACCAAGCACCAGCCCTTCAAGCAAAGCTTCATAAAGTTGCGAGGGGTGGCGTGCGCAGATGCCTTCAACCGCCGGACAAAACTGGGCCGCCTCTGTTGGAAATGCGACACCCCACGGCACATTTGTGGCGCGCCCCCAAAGCTCTGCATTGATGAAATTGGCGACACGCCCCAAAAACAGGCCCGGTGCAAGACCAAGACAGACCATATCGCCTGTCGAAACCTTTGGGATCTTGTGACGGTACGTATAGTACAAGCCCGCCACAATCACGCCTATGGCTCCGCCATGAAACGACATGCCGCCTTGCCAAAGCTTGAGGATTTGCAATGGGTTCGACAGGTAAAAGCCGGGTTGATAAAACAACACATACCCCAAACGCCCACCAAGGATGACACCCAGGATCACCCAGAACAGCAGGTCCTCGACCTGTTGTGCGCTCATCACAGGTTGGTCGTTTTTCCAAAGCCGGGGAGTGCGCACTGCGCGCACCACCAATCGCCACCCCAATATGATGCCAACGATATAGGCCAGCGCGTACCAACGCAGCGCAAATGTCATGCCAAATACAGAGATTTCAAAAATCTCGGGCGAAATGTCGGGAAAAGGGAGCAACGCTATCATGTGGTTGATTGACCCTGACATTGCAGGGAAGTCAACCTTGCGGGAACGCGAAAGAGACACCATATAGTGATCAACAGCAGACACCGGAGACCAGACATGCAAACCCGTAACAAGTTCTTAGATGACGTTTCGAAAATGATGACCAACGCGATGGGTGTCGCGCAAGGTGCCAAGGACGAGGCCGAAACCGCATTCAAGGGGATGATGGACCGTTGGCTGTCGGACCGCGATTTTGTCTCCCGCGAAGAATTTGACGCGGTGCGCGCGATGGCTCAAAAAGCGCGCGAAGAAAACGAGGCGCTGAAGGCGCGGCTGGATGCGTTGGACGCCAAAAACGGCTGAGCTTTTTCGACGTTTTGGATTTATGAACGGCGGCATGTAACCGCCGCTGATACGTCTGTTGTTCGTCCAATGTGATCCCATTGAGACAAAAAAGCGGGTCTCGGGTGCTAAACTTGGCGTCTGGTCTCATTTCGTCCACAACATATTGCAGTTATCCCCTACCAAATGTGGTTATCCCCAAGAAAGGGGGTTGCCACAATCGCAGCTAACCCGCACCATATCTGGTATAGGGGGGTGGTTTGCCCCACGCCCTATAGTACAGGCACCCAAGTCTGGTGGCGCAACGCGGCCGAGGCTGGGAATAAAAAAGAGGTGGCGAAATGGCCCTGACCGAGCAGTACCTTGAAGACGACATCCATCCCATTGATATTGTTGAGCATTTGGCCGCGCATCATGAATGGGATTTCGACCGCATTTCTGATGAACAGATTGCCATGGCTGTTGAAGGCCAATGGCGGACGTATTCGATCACCCTCGCGTGGTCGGCTTTTGACGAGACCCTGCGTCTGATCTGCACCTTCGAGATGGAGCCGCCGACAGAAAAGCTGCCCAAACTTTACGAATTGCTCAATTCAGTGAATGATCAATGCTGGGCAGGCGCGTTCACCTATTGGGCCGAACAAAAGCTGATGGTCTATCGCTACGGTCTGGTGCTGGCCGGCGGGCAGGATGCCTCGCCTGAGCAAATCGATACCATGATCGGTGCGGCAGTGATGAGTGCGGAGCGGTATTATCCCGCAATACAGCTTTTGGTCTGGGGCGATCAAACGCCCAAACAGGCCCTTCAGGTCGCCATTGCAGAGGCCTACGGCCACGCGTAACACTTTGCCCTGAGAAAGTTGTTTCAGGGGATATGCGATGAAAAACAGCCGAATTGCGGCCGAGGGACTGGTTCTGCTGGGCTGCGGCAAGATGGGGTCAGCGATGTTGGCCGGTTGGCTGGCACGGGGCCTGCCCGCATCATCTGTCTGGGTGATCGACCCCCATCCATCAGACTGGTTGCAGGGGCAGGGTGTGCACCTGAACACCACATTGCCTGTCAAACCCGCGATCGTTCTGGTGGCGGTCAAGCCACAGATGATGGCCGACGCGCTGCCCACGCTGAAAATGATGGGCAATGACACCACATTGTTTGTCAGTGTCGCCGCAGGCATCACAATCAGCTATTTTGAGCAGACTTTGGGAGCACAGACCCCGATTGTGCGCGCCATGCCCAACACGCCGGCGGCGATTTCCCAAGGCATCACAGCAATCGTCGCCAATGCAGCGGCAGGTCCAAAAGCGTTGGACGAGGCTGAGGCGTTGCTCAGTGCGGTTGGTGATGTCGTTCGGCTTGATGCGGAAGCGCAGATTGATGCGGTCACCGGGGTCAGCGGGTCGGGTCCGGCCTATGTGTTTCATATGATCGAAACCATGGCTGCGGCTGGTGTGGCGCAGGGGCTTCCGGCTGACCTGTCGATGCAATTGGCCAAGGCAACCGTCGCAGGTGCCGGGGCGCTGGCTCTGCAATCGGACGAAACGCCGTCACAGTTGCGCATCAATGTAACCAGCCCCAATGGAACGACCCAGGCGGCATTAGAGGTACTGATGGACGAAGTTGATGGATTTCCAGCCCTTTTGAAGCGGGCCGTAAAAGCCGCAACCGACCGCTCAAGGGAGCTTGCCGGTGGCTGAACTGAATTTTGATGATTTTCTGAAAGTCGATATTCGTGTGGGGACCGTCACCAAGGCAGAGCCTTTTCCCGAAGCACGCAAGCCAGCGATCAAGCTTTGGATCGATTTTGGCGCGCCCCTTGGTGTGCGCAAAACCTCCGCCCAGATCACGGCACATTATGAACCTGAGACCCTGATAGGGAGGCAGGTGATTGCCGTGGTGAACTTCCCGCCACGCCAGATCGGCCCCTTTATGTCCGAGGTTCTGGTGCTTGGTGTACCAGATCAGGACGGCGAAATTGTTCTGCTGGCACCAGATCAAATCGTGCCAGATGGAGGGCGGATGCATTGACAAAGATATTGGTAACGAGGCCCTTGCCGCCAGAGGTCACAACAAAACTTGATGGGTTCGACCTTACTGTGCGGCCAGAGACGGGGCCGCTTAGCGATGATGAATTGCGCGCAGCACTGCGTGAATTCGATGGTGTGCTGCCGACCCTTGGGGACGCTTTCTCGGCGCATGTATTCGCAGATGTACCTGAGCCTCGCTGCCGGATCCTGGCCAACTTTGGCGTCGGCTATAACCACATTAACGCCACTGCCGCACGATCCGCCGGTCTTGTTGTGACCAACACCCCCGGTGCCGTCACGGACGCCACCGCAGACATCGCAATGACCCTGATGCTCATGAGCGCAAGGCGCGCTGCCGAAGGTGACCGTCTGGTCCGCTCGGGTCAATGGGAAGGATGGCACCCCACACAGATGTTGGGCCTGCATTTGACTGGCAAGACCGTGGGTATTGTTGGCATGGGCCGTATCGGCCAGGCGATTGCCCGGCGCTGTCATTATGGCTTTGGCATGAAGGTCATGTATTTTAACCGCAGCGATAAAACTGTTGAGTTTCCGGCAGTAACCACACCGGATTTGGCGCGCCTTGCAGGTGCTGTCGACATCATGGTCGCCGCCGTTCCAGGCAGCCCCGAAACACGGCACCTGATCAACGCGGACATCCTGTCAGCGATGCAACCGCATGCGCATCTGATCAACATCTCACGCGGCGATGTGGTTGAGGAGGCCGCATTGATCGTCGCCTTGCAAGCCAAACAGATCGGCGGTGCAGGGCTCGATGTCTATGAATTTGAACCAGCTGTACCAAGCGCATTGCGCGCTTTGGATAACGTCGTGTTGTTGCCGCATCTGGGGACCGCAGCACTTGAGGTCCGCGTCGATATGGGGTTGATGGCTGTCGACAATCTCAAAGCGTTCTTTGCCGGGCAAACACCGCCGAACACGGTCTAGGTATCGCCCACGGCCTCGCGCCAATGTCTGCGGCACAAAGACAGGTAGGTTTCATTTCCGCCGATCTGAACCTGCGCCCCGTCGCGTAGCGCCGTTCCGTTTGCATCGAACCGCACAACCATCGTCGCCTTCTTGCCGCAGTGGCATATTGTGCGAACCTCCCGCATCTCGTCACACAGGGCCAGCAAGGTGGCTGATCCGGGAAACAACATGCCGCGAAAATCGACGCGGAGGCCAAAACACATCACCGGCACGCCCAGATCGTCCACGGCGCGGGCCAGCTGCCAGACCTGCTCAGGTTCCAAAAATTGCGCCTCGTCAATAAAGACACACGCGCAGGGACCTGCTGCGAGGCGGTTCTTGATCTTGGCGAACAGGTCTTCACCTGCGGCGAATGTATCGGCCTCTTGCCCGATCCCTATTCGGGACGCGATGCGCCCTTCTCCTGCGCGTTTGTCAAACTGTGCTGTCAACAAATACGGCACCATGCCGCGTTCGACATAGTTATGGGCCGCCTGCAGCAGCACCGTCGACTTGCCAGCGTTCATGGTTGAGTAATGAAAATACAGTTTTGCCATGGTCTTGGTCTATCGCCACAATTGCAGCGCGATCAAGACCTCAAGTACTGGAGGGTTCGTGCAATCTGCTGCCGAACACCGGCCTGTGGCCCCCCGGCTCCACAGAAAAGCACGAACCCCACCCAATACCGCACTAGGGGAAAGCGGTCACTGATACCTCCTGCCAAAAGCGGCAGGAGTGATTAATGAATGACATTTCCAATCTCAGCGATTAATGGGAAAACCTAAGAGCCTTTCCCCCAAGTAACCTATAGGGGAAGGTGCAGTAGCGATTGGGATTATATTATGGCTGGAATCGGCAGTTATCTGAAAAAGCACACCGAGGCTTTGGTCAAAGATGTTGGGATCGAGACGGCCTGTGCTTTGACTGGCAAGTCAAAGGCGACCCTTGGCCGATACTACTCTGACAACGACGAACACTCTGACCGCTTTATGCCAATTGATGCGGTTGCCCTGCTTGAAGAGGCATCCAGCTATCCTCACGTCACAGCAGCCCTCGCCGAGTTAAAGGGGATCGGTCTTAAGTATGATGACCGCCGCCCGAATGCTGACCGCAAAGGTGGTGTGAATTCGGACGTGATTGCCCTGAGCCAGCGCTTCGCGATGCTGATGGCCGAATACCAGCAATCCATGGAAGACGGTCGCATCACCGTCAACGAAGCCAAGCGGTTGTTGAAAGAAACAACCGGTTTGCAGCAGATCTTGATCGATATGAAGCTTAATCTGGAAGAAGAGAGTGGCTGATACATTCCCGGCTCTCGACCCTGCGTCGCTGCATGAAATAGATGTAACCGCACTCAAAGCGCACGATGACCCAGGCCACAAACCCCGCATTCTACTCCTTTACGGATCTTTGAGAGAGGTAAGTTATTCTCGCAAAGCGGCGCTTGAGGCGGCGCGCATTCTGCGGCTTTTGGGATGTGAGACCAAGGTGTTTGATCCCACCGGCCTGCCGTTGCCAGACGGCGCGGAACCAGAGCACCCGAAGGTCGCCGAATTGCGCGAACTGGCGGTGTGGTCAGAGGGCATGGTATGGTCAAGCCCGGAGCGTCACGGCGCGATGACGGCGATCATGAAAGCCCAGATTGATTGGTTGCCACTGTCCCTCAAAGGGGGGATCAGGCCGACCCAGGGCAAGACATTGGCCGTCATGCAGGTCAGCGGCGGGTCGCAATCATTCAACGCGGTCAATCAAATGCGCATTCTGGGACGTTGGATGCGGATGGTGACAATCCCCAATCAATCCAGCCTGCCCAAAGCGTGGCTGGAATTTGACAGCGAAGGACGTTTGCCGAAGGGACCGTATTACAACCGGATCGTCGATGTTATGGAAGAGCTGGTGAAATTCACGTGGCTGGTGCGGGGACGTGCAGACTATTTGGTCGATCGCTATTCAGAGCGGGTTGAGACGGCCGAAGAGGTTCATAATCGGGTGTCGGCAAAAACGCCTTAAGCGTGGCGTTGCAGCAATACAGACCCCACAGAATATCCCGCGCCAAACGAACAAATCAGCCCCAGATCACCGTCCTTGAGATCGTCGGAATATTTTGAAAACGCGATGATCGACCCGGCAGAGGATGTGTTGGCGTAGTCCTGCAGGATGTTGGGCTGTTCTTCTGGTTCTGGCGTGCGGCCCAAGACTTTGCGCCCGATAAAGTCGTTCATGGATTTATTCGCCTGATGCAACCAAAGCCTTTTCAAATCATCGGCTTGCACGCCGCTTCCGTCCAGATGGCCCGCGATGTGATCGGCGACGAGGGGCAGCACTTCTTTAAATACCTTACGGCCATTTTGCATGAATTGCATGTCGCGGCGGTCGCGCATCCCGTCGGGGCGTGATCGGCGTAAATAGCCATTGTTGTTGCGAATGTTGTTCGAAAAAGTGGTCGCGCAACGGGTTGATTTAATCTCAAAATACGCGCCCTTGGCGTCCTGTGCGCGCTCAATCAGCGTTGCGGTGGCCACATCACCAAAGATGAAATGACAATCTCGGTCCCGCCATTCCAGATGGGCTGAACAAATTTCAGGATTGACCACCAATGCAGAGCGGATCGACCCGGATCGCACCATGTCAGCAGCGGCCTGAATGCCGAAGGTGGCAGACGAACAGGCGACGTTCATGTCAAAGGCAAACCCCTGACTTTGCAACTGGTCCTGAATTTCGATGGCAATCGCGGGATAGGCGCGTTCCAAATTGGAACAGGCGCAGATCACCGCATCCACGTCCGCCGCTGTTTTGCCCGCCTGTGCCAATGCCTTATGTGCCGCATCCAGCGCCATTTCCGCCATCAGACTGGGTTCATCATCGGAGCGCTGACGCAACAATGGGTGCATCACGTGGGGGTCAAGAATTCCTTTTTTATCAATGACATAGCGTTGATTTATCCCCGACGCTTTGACGATAAAGTCCTCGGACGAATACTCCTTGGCCGCCACGTCACCCGATGCGATTGCGCTTGCGTGTTCCGCATTGAACAGATCGACATAGCCGTTGAAGGCCGTGACCAACTCGGCATTTGTGATGACCTGATCCGGCGTGAAAACGCCCGTGCCTGTGATCGCGGGTGTGTGCATTTTATGACCTCCTTCGGCGTGCGCTGATTTGGGGGCAAGCGGGGGCGAAGGTCAAGGGAAGCGGCCAATTGGGCACGTCTGTATCACGTCGGTATGGCGTCTGTGCGTGTGTCGCCTACCCGCGCGGCACTGAATAAAGGATATACCCGTCCTGCCGCGCAACTTCCTGAGCGCCCGAGTCGGTTACGAACACCCCGAGATTTTCAAGGTCTTCGGGACAGCCGACCAGATCGGCGGTGTGGTCAAGATATTCGGCAGTCTCCGAGGATTCCCCAAGCCGGCGGCAGGCGTCGCCCTTGAAACGATAGCCATCACCAAAGAACGGCAGAGAGCTGGTGACGGGCGCAGGCTCCGGGGCGCAGGCAGTGAGGGCAAGCAGGGCAGCGGGAATGAGAAGGCGCATGGAATGGTTCCTTTTTTAAATAATAGCCAAATCATAGCATATCGTTCCGGGCGCGGGCCACATGATGAGCAGGAGTTTGCCGGATGGGGCACCGCAGGACCGGGAGCACCTAATGGGAGCGGGGCTTTTTGGACAGGTCATTGACGTGGTCAGTGAAGCGAGATCTGTTTGACATATGTCAAAGGAAAGATGCGGTGCCGCGTGCAATATCGATCAATAACAACGCAGCCGATCTATTTGGAGACAGTGCATGTATAAGAATATTCTTGTTCCGGTGGTTCTTGATGAAGATCACGATACCAAAACATCCTACCTATTGGCGCAGGCGCTGGCAGGTGAAGGTGCAAAATTCACTGTTGTGCATGTGATGGAGACCATTCCAGCCTATGCGACAGCCCAGATCCCAGATGAAGTACTGGCCAGCACACGCGACGAAGTGGCAGATTTGCTGGTCAAATCGGCCAAAGCCTTGCCGGGCGCTGAGACCAAAATGCTACATGGTCATGCCGGACGGGCCATCGTCGATTATGCCGACGCCCATGGCACAGACTGCATCATTGTTGCATCGCACAAACCGGGTCTGGAAGACTTCTTTATCGGGTCAACCGCCGCCAGAGTGGTGCGCCATGCCAAATGCTCGGTCCATGTGATAAGGTAGAAGCTGGAATGCAGGTGTTTGAGGGGGGTAGGCTTTCAAGGGTCAGCATCACTGAGGAACCGGAGAGCAACGCAGACTCTTGGCGGCAAGAGTGCGGTTTTCGCACTAAATGATGGATGCGGCGGACCTCGAATGGCTTGTGTGCGCCCCGGATGACGCATTTGGCAACAGCCGCGCGAATGGCTGCTGTGCGGACATTGCTGCCATCGACTTTGCAGATTGGAATGTCCGCATCAATGCTTGGTGTTCGCAAACTAAACTGTGAAAATTCGTTTCTCGCGTGCAATGAGAATTTTTCTATCGGACCTCTTCAGTACATTCCAAAAGCACGCCGCCGTTATGAAACAGGCACTAGCCCGTAAGCGTTCGGATTGGCGATATCTAACAAGGCTTGAACCAATCTGTCGCTAAGGAAAAAGCCTTCCGAAACATAGGGATCAACCCAGATATCTGCGGCAGCCTCAAAACCCGACCGAACCATGAACGTCTTTCCCTGTGTTGATAAGGGAAGGATAAACCGTCCTGCCTGATTTCGGTGAACCTCCAAGTCAGAGGCTACATAGTCTAGCGTTTCCTGCGCGTTTCCCACCACAAGCGCAAAAACCTTCTGGTTCACAGGAGTAGTGGTATCGTTTTGAAACAGTTCAATTTCGCGTAGCCTGCCTTGGCCCATCGCATATTTTCGAAAAATGCCTGCAACATCCGCTCTCAGGTACGTAAATGCGTTGTGGAAAAGCGGTGGCAGTTCTTTTTCAAAGCGACCCTTCCGCCCCCAGTAAAGCTTGTCAGGAATGAGCTCAGCATCGAAGGGTAACCCAAGATCGTTGGCCTGTTGTAACGGCTGAATGGCCTGCAAATGCTGCATGAACTTGGCGCGGTCAGTCCGGAGAAAGGACATGAAGGGAAGCTGATACTCAGTACTGTGTGGCGCTTCGCAAATCCAAATTTTTGAGTTCATATGACAATCCCTTGTATAGTCTAAATCGAAGTCACTTCGACCCCGCTCCTGACGATAGCTTGACTTCATCCATTTCGAAAAGCCGCCATTCGTTCACGGCGCAGCATCTGTGGCTGTGGGATCAAAGCCGACACCACCACAGAGGAGACATCAGTTCGGGACAGGTCGAAAGAGTGAGGCTTGGCCCATGATCGGGCAGAATCGTCCAGCAGACGGGAAAGG
Protein-coding sequences here:
- a CDS encoding Hint domain-containing protein, which encodes MTLTAAPTPRYSNSSASAGRPGVAAPRSYFAEESDKEQFQSRSFEVAALRSDGSLYVGQEIAPALPLFDAAFSAFARGTLIQTIDGDVAIEDLQPGDMINTTSGKPSMLIWLGSTSFSPIDARRRVPLTSIMPDSFGQSRPNSVLTVGPSARVLHTPHRLRSGAGSARMLTPVRELLDGVNVIEVVPPTPVRLFHMCLERHAAVHAGGIEMETFHPGVNGMRTLPHHLQRLFLAMFPRIGHVCDFGPLAHPRAPVSEV
- a CDS encoding YbjN domain-containing protein codes for the protein MALTEQYLEDDIHPIDIVEHLAAHHEWDFDRISDEQIAMAVEGQWRTYSITLAWSAFDETLRLICTFEMEPPTEKLPKLYELLNSVNDQCWAGAFTYWAEQKLMVYRYGLVLAGGQDASPEQIDTMIGAAVMSAERYYPAIQLLVWGDQTPKQALQVAIAEAYGHA
- a CDS encoding accessory factor UbiK family protein, which produces MQTRNKFLDDVSKMMTNAMGVAQGAKDEAETAFKGMMDRWLSDRDFVSREEFDAVRAMAQKAREENEALKARLDALDAKNG
- a CDS encoding class I SAM-dependent methyltransferase, whose product is MTLRDHIITRIMAEGPMRLDHFMATCLLHPTKGYYTTRQPFGQTGDFITAPEINQMFGELIGLCLAQTWLTNGAPDRFTLAELGPGRGTLMADALRACRAVPGFLDAAHIVLVEASPILQEQQRKALSSYDVGWINGTAQLPDAPLYLIANEFFDALPIRQFVRAGAQWRERQVGVKGGALHMGLGPALPQPFLAHRLEDTRDGDVVETCAAATTVISDIATRVDTYGGAALIVDYGDWRSLGDTFQALKTHETVDPLVDPGNADLTAHVDFEALAQAAVPARFSKLTPQGVFLERLGITDRAQKLAAALDGTALDAHVTAHRRLTHPSEMGNLFKVLGLYQNGKMPPPGLEP
- a CDS encoding Lrp/AsnC family transcriptional regulator yields the protein MAGTRLDPIDRKILAELQADGRMTNVELAKRVGISAPPCLRRVRTLEEQGYIKGYFAEVDARELGFEVQVFAMVGLTSQAEVDLSAFEQKCRDWPLVRECHMLNGEVDFILKCVAPDLSGFQSFLTGQLLTTPNVASVKTSLVIRGAKDEPGVPFDVLEQRLAASP
- the pgeF gene encoding peptidoglycan editing factor PgeF, translated to MTLEILTSDALTPLRHGFFTRRGGASSGVYAGLNCGTGSTDQREVVEINRARVADAMGVAPDHLLGVHQVHSAKVVTATEPLTEKPRADALVTRTPGLALSVLTADCQPVLFADAEAGVIGAAHAGWRGTLDGILTATVDAMVALGAIRANISAVIGPSISQRAYEVGPEFIDAFLAEDPAYARYFAGGDGDRMQFDLPGFGLNRLRAAGVGHAEWTRHCTYSDPERFYSYRRTTHAKEADYGRLIAAITL
- the lgt gene encoding prolipoprotein diacylglyceryl transferase, which gives rise to MIALLPFPDISPEIFEISVFGMTFALRWYALAYIVGIILGWRLVVRAVRTPRLWKNDQPVMSAQQVEDLLFWVILGVILGGRLGYVLFYQPGFYLSNPLQILKLWQGGMSFHGGAIGVIVAGLYYTYRHKIPKVSTGDMVCLGLAPGLFLGRVANFINAELWGRATNVPWGVAFPTEAAQFCPAVEGICARHPSQLYEALLEGLVLGGLLVWMAWRRGALKREGLIGGTFLAGYGIARFLVEFVRQPDAQFISDGNPLGLAWHMSGYGLTMGQILCLPMMAVGAFLIVRARRAE